The following proteins are co-located in the Tardibacter chloracetimidivorans genome:
- the thyX gene encoding FAD-dependent thymidylate synthase, whose protein sequence is MKTTNEYGATLLETMGTDLSVVNAARVSFDKESDWVSDNDPVEPSHVVLSARDQKLIHYLAKEGHWSPFAHAFLKFRVKAPIFVARQLQKHQVGLSWNEVSRRYVDSEPEFYVPREWRKKAEDKKQGSSDEVVSVDLTYEDMFLDALIGVPLANYNGLLEQGVCPEQARMVLPQSTMTEWIWSGSLYAFSRVCKERLHPSAQRETRWVAEDISQALATHFPVSWQALGPKDSINVS, encoded by the coding sequence ATGAAGACTACCAATGAATACGGAGCGACACTCCTAGAAACGATGGGTACTGACCTCTCTGTAGTCAATGCAGCCAGGGTTAGCTTTGATAAGGAGAGCGATTGGGTATCTGACAATGACCCGGTTGAACCTAGTCATGTGGTTCTCTCGGCGCGAGACCAGAAGCTCATCCACTACCTAGCCAAAGAAGGCCATTGGTCGCCTTTCGCTCATGCGTTCCTGAAGTTCCGCGTCAAGGCTCCAATCTTTGTCGCAAGACAGCTTCAGAAACACCAAGTTGGCCTATCGTGGAATGAAGTCTCACGTCGCTATGTCGATAGTGAGCCTGAGTTCTATGTGCCGCGAGAGTGGCGAAAGAAGGCTGAGGACAAGAAGCAAGGCAGTAGCGATGAAGTCGTGTCCGTCGATCTCACATACGAAGACATGTTTCTAGATGCTCTGATTGGTGTTCCTCTAGCAAACTATAATGGCCTATTGGAGCAGGGAGTATGTCCAGAGCAAGCCCGTATGGTTCTCCCTCAATCTACTATGACCGAATGGATATGGAGTGGAAGCCTCTACGCCTTCTCTCGTGTCTGTAAGGAGCGCCTGCACCCATCGGCACAGCGAGAGACGCGATGGGTAGCGGAGGATATCTCTCAGGCCCTCGCAACACACTTCCCTGTGTCTTGGCAGGCACTGGGGCCTAAGGATTCAATCAATGTCAGTTAG
- a CDS encoding class I SAM-dependent methyltransferase, protein MKKLILDLCGGTGSWSKPYAECPDEYEVLIVDPQEWLPDDPGTGDVRLFEHLKKRKVHGILAAPPCTHLSGSGARWWEAKGEQALLEALSVADACCRIVLLHKPAWWALENPVGRLRTYYGDPLHTFHPNDYGDPYTKKTLIWGRFNIPEKAWVHPSEGSKMWKLPPGPERARLRSATPPGWANAFFKANP, encoded by the coding sequence ATGAAGAAATTGATCCTAGACCTCTGTGGAGGTACGGGATCGTGGTCTAAGCCCTACGCTGAATGTCCTGATGAATATGAGGTCCTGATTGTGGACCCTCAGGAATGGCTACCGGACGATCCGGGGACCGGGGACGTAAGGCTCTTTGAGCATCTCAAGAAGCGTAAGGTGCATGGGATACTGGCCGCTCCCCCTTGTACTCACTTGAGCGGCTCAGGTGCCCGCTGGTGGGAAGCCAAGGGTGAGCAAGCCCTACTGGAGGCATTGTCTGTAGCTGATGCTTGTTGCCGTATAGTTCTTCTTCATAAGCCTGCATGGTGGGCCTTGGAGAACCCTGTAGGCAGGCTCAGGACATACTACGGCGATCCTCTCCATACCTTTCACCCTAACGACTACGGCGATCCTTACACCAAGAAAACCTTGATATGGGGCCGCTTCAATATCCCTGAGAAGGCGTGGGTGCATCCCTCAGAAGGCTCTAAGATGTGGAAGCTCCCTCCGGGTCCCGAACGCGCACGACTACGATCCGCAACACCTCCAGGATGGGCCAACGCCTTCTTTAAGGCCAACCCATAA